The Bacteroidales bacterium genome includes a window with the following:
- a CDS encoding T9SS type A sorting domain-containing protein, producing the protein MVKKLLLFSCMILPFLVLSQKAEKANVLLEICTGTWCGWCPGAAVAADSLILAGHHVAVIENHYGDAYENTYSLARINYYNLSAYPTAKFDGTLTFAGGAQCPEPYGIYGEYVPLVNARLEIESPVLLSTEFFPVGVNDYQLTVRAIKVGTLESENLKLRVAITESHIAESWLCLEELDFVTRLMVPDANGTAIDFSNGNEVILTIPFTIDPSWNKEHLELVAFIQNDTGKEVLQTVKAPFPLFSRDAMLLKLEDITTANCTGVLQPSFTIANNGAEVLTSLMIHYQINDDPLVSFQWTGNIPYTDSEVVQLNPVTFAPGGNNTFLLYGSSPNGNNDQNYLNDTMSVAFPTGHLCSTYKVALTLLTDENPDETTFEVINSLGEVIASGGPFEMANTIVRDTFELLSTDCYRFIINDAGCDGLTGDGYYQLKEAKSGGYMIYFHAVADEFTCRNMTEFQIEWVGLDDHLRAEPVTIFPNPFNKQTELRLNLQKSDDVSVAIFDITGKQVYRFDLGVLPSGEHVVPVSWDQAAPGLNFMRINIGNKVYTEKLIRE; encoded by the coding sequence ATGGTAAAAAAATTACTTCTTTTTTCGTGTATGATTCTTCCCTTCCTGGTTTTATCCCAAAAGGCAGAGAAGGCAAATGTACTGCTTGAAATCTGTACAGGCACGTGGTGTGGATGGTGTCCTGGTGCCGCAGTTGCTGCCGATAGCCTGATTCTCGCCGGTCACCATGTAGCCGTCATCGAAAATCATTATGGTGACGCCTATGAAAATACATATTCGCTGGCAAGGATCAACTACTACAATCTTTCTGCTTACCCTACAGCCAAATTCGACGGTACGTTAACATTTGCGGGAGGTGCACAATGCCCTGAACCTTATGGCATCTATGGCGAATACGTGCCCCTGGTTAATGCACGTTTGGAAATCGAATCCCCAGTTCTGCTGTCCACAGAATTTTTCCCTGTGGGGGTAAATGATTACCAGTTGACAGTCCGTGCAATAAAGGTGGGTACCCTGGAATCTGAAAATCTTAAGCTAAGGGTTGCTATTACTGAATCGCATATCGCTGAGTCCTGGCTTTGTCTGGAAGAGCTGGACTTCGTCACCCGGCTGATGGTACCCGATGCTAATGGAACTGCTATCGATTTCTCAAATGGGAATGAAGTAATTTTAACGATTCCATTTACCATTGATCCCTCCTGGAACAAAGAACACCTGGAACTGGTCGCTTTTATCCAGAATGATACGGGAAAAGAGGTCCTGCAAACCGTAAAAGCCCCTTTTCCACTTTTTTCGCGGGATGCTATGTTGCTGAAGTTGGAAGACATCACGACCGCAAACTGTACCGGCGTTCTGCAACCCTCCTTCACCATTGCCAACAACGGTGCTGAAGTGCTCACCAGCCTTATGATTCATTATCAGATCAACGACGATCCGCTGGTCTCCTTCCAGTGGACCGGAAACATTCCTTATACGGATTCAGAGGTTGTTCAGCTTAACCCGGTCACTTTTGCTCCCGGCGGGAATAACACGTTCCTGCTTTACGGCTCCAGCCCCAATGGCAACAATGATCAAAACTACCTGAATGACACGATGTCTGTTGCATTTCCCACCGGCCACCTCTGTTCCACCTATAAAGTGGCTCTCACTTTATTGACGGATGAAAATCCGGACGAAACCACCTTTGAGGTCATCAATTCCCTGGGGGAAGTGATCGCTTCCGGTGGACCTTTCGAAATGGCAAACACTATCGTGAGAGACACCTTTGAACTGCTCAGCACGGATTGCTACAGGTTCATCATTAACGATGCAGGATGCGATGGTCTGACGGGTGATGGGTACTATCAGCTGAAAGAGGCCAAATCGGGTGGTTACATGATCTACTTCCACGCAGTGGCCGATGAGTTCACCTGCCGGAACATGACCGAATTTCAAATCGAATGGGTGGGGTTGGACGATCATCTGAGGGCTGAGCCTGTCACGATCTTTCCAAACCCATTCAACAAACAGACGGAACTCCGCCTGAACCTGCAGAAATCGGACGACGTGTCGGTAGCCATTTTCGATATCACCGGAAAACAGGTTTATCGTTTCGATCTGGGTGTGCTCCCCTCAGGAGAGCACGTGGTGCCCGTTTCATGGGACCAGGCCGCACCGGGACTTAACTTTATGAGGATCAACATCGGGAACAAAGTGTACACGGAAAAATTGATCCGGGAATGA
- a CDS encoding T9SS type A sorting domain-containing protein, translating to MKKIVPLILFFSLVSFAAIPQSLELYHDGMLLANGENVAVLENPSEFLITAHIGFKNISTASIPVKVKMHEVDVIEGTTHYFCFGGSCYPPGTVESAGAYTLNAGELSENQFYADYMPSGIQGTSRVKYTFFNENNVDDSICAVVSFISGYLGLTENLLNQIRLSEAYPNPANSSASFNYTLPAGIHLARLEMHNLLGSVVREAAITYLQGKITIPTADLQEGMYFYTLRAQGKSVSTGKLVIRH from the coding sequence ATGAAAAAAATAGTACCACTGATCCTCTTTTTCAGCTTGGTTTCTTTCGCGGCAATCCCGCAGTCGCTTGAACTCTACCACGATGGGATGCTGTTGGCCAACGGTGAAAATGTCGCCGTACTGGAGAATCCTTCGGAATTTCTTATCACTGCGCACATCGGATTCAAGAACATCAGCACGGCCAGCATCCCTGTAAAGGTCAAGATGCATGAAGTGGATGTCATTGAGGGCACAACCCATTATTTTTGCTTCGGTGGCAGCTGCTATCCGCCCGGAACGGTTGAGTCCGCGGGTGCATATACACTGAATGCAGGTGAACTGAGCGAAAACCAGTTCTATGCCGACTATATGCCCAGCGGGATCCAGGGCACCTCCAGGGTGAAATATACATTCTTCAACGAAAACAATGTCGACGACAGTATTTGTGCTGTGGTCAGTTTCATATCGGGATACCTGGGTCTTACAGAGAACCTGCTGAACCAGATCAGACTTTCCGAAGCGTACCCTAATCCGGCAAACAGCTCCGCATCATTTAATTATACACTGCCTGCAGGGATTCACCTGGCAAGACTGGAAATGCACAACCTGCTGGGTTCGGTTGTCAGGGAGGCCGCCATTACTTATTTACAGGGCAAAATAACCATTCCTACAGCAGATCTTCAGGAAGGGATGTATTTTTACACATTGCGTGCCCAAGGTAAGTCAGTTTCCACTGGCAAACTGGTCATCCGGCATTGA
- the metK gene encoding methionine adenosyltransferase, whose protein sequence is MSFLFTSESVSEGHPDKIADQISDALLDEFLRRDPESKVACETMVTTGLVLCAGEVLTDCWVDVQKVVRDTIRSIGYINADYKFDADSCGVITAIHEQSQDITRGVVKQDDQKNDQGAGDQGMMFGMATREMDNLMPMPIELAQIFMQQLAKIRKETDLMPYIRPDSKSQVTIEYDDDRKPRRIHTILVSTQHDDWIKPEREDERSIAAADRKMNEKITEDIRNILIPRILAGNDVPERVKKMFNETYRLYVNPTGKFVIGGPHGDTGLTGRKIIVDTYGGKGYHGGGAFSGKDASKVDRSAAYAARHIAKNLVAAGIADEVHVQVAYAIGVAEPLSVNISTMDTVNIRKKNGELWKDSEIAGMVTQLFDLRPRAIIDRLGLTNPIYLPTATYGHFGRDPYKKEVEIIEGTKRYMKEVEFFTWEKLDYVDRIKAAFNAG, encoded by the coding sequence ATGTCATTTTTATTTACGTCAGAATCCGTTTCGGAAGGCCATCCCGATAAGATTGCCGATCAGATATCCGATGCCTTGCTGGATGAATTTCTTCGCCGGGATCCCGAGTCAAAGGTTGCCTGCGAAACAATGGTCACAACCGGATTGGTGCTGTGTGCCGGGGAAGTCCTCACCGATTGCTGGGTGGATGTTCAGAAAGTGGTCAGGGATACGATCCGTTCTATCGGATACATTAATGCAGACTATAAATTCGATGCTGACTCCTGCGGAGTCATCACCGCCATCCACGAACAATCCCAGGATATCACGCGCGGAGTCGTCAAACAGGATGATCAAAAGAACGATCAGGGTGCGGGTGATCAGGGAATGATGTTCGGCATGGCCACCCGTGAAATGGACAACCTGATGCCGATGCCCATCGAGTTAGCCCAGATCTTTATGCAACAGCTGGCCAAAATAAGAAAAGAGACCGATCTGATGCCCTACATCAGGCCCGACTCCAAATCCCAGGTGACGATCGAATATGATGACGATCGAAAGCCAAGACGTATCCATACCATCCTTGTCTCGACACAGCATGATGATTGGATCAAACCGGAAAGAGAGGATGAACGATCCATCGCGGCAGCCGATCGGAAAATGAACGAAAAAATTACCGAAGACATTCGTAACATATTGATCCCAAGGATACTTGCTGGAAATGATGTTCCGGAGCGCGTCAAAAAGATGTTCAATGAAACCTACAGGCTCTATGTGAACCCGACAGGAAAATTCGTCATTGGCGGACCACACGGAGATACCGGACTGACAGGACGCAAGATCATCGTTGATACCTATGGTGGAAAAGGATACCACGGAGGAGGGGCTTTTTCGGGAAAGGATGCTTCAAAGGTTGACCGCTCCGCAGCCTATGCTGCACGACACATTGCCAAGAACCTTGTGGCTGCTGGCATTGCCGACGAAGTCCATGTGCAGGTTGCTTATGCGATCGGGGTCGCGGAACCACTCAGCGTGAACATCAGCACCATGGACACGGTCAACATACGGAAAAAAAATGGCGAGCTTTGGAAAGACAGCGAAATAGCCGGGATGGTCACTCAGCTTTTTGATCTCCGGCCACGTGCGATCATCGACCGGCTTGGGCTTACCAATCCGATCTACTTACCCACTGCCACCTACGGGCATTTCGGAAGAGATCCCTATAAAAAGGAAGTTGAGATCATTGAGGGAACAAAGCGGTATATGAAAGAGGTTGAATTCTTTACCTGGGAAAAGCTTGATTACGTTGACCGGATAAAAGCAGCTTTCAATGCCGGATGA
- the gldA gene encoding gliding motility-associated ABC transporter ATP-binding subunit GldA, producing MSVEIIHVTKNYGEQHALDDITFSLQRGEIAGLLGPNGAGKSTLMKIIACFIPPTHGQVLVDGFDVMSESIQVRRRIGYLPENNPLYTDMYVREYLSFIAGIFRLGKNSQRRVAEIIDMTGLGEEQHKTIGSLSKGYRQRVGLAQVLIHDPDVLIMDEPTSGLDPNQLEGIRNLIREIGREKTVMLSTHIMQEVEAVCTRAIIIDHGKIIADDHPAKLSKFSPDFDVILVEFSGPVKADDLKKLPGALEVKHLGGNAYHIRSATSGDIRPGIFRFAVQSGLTVLSLSKQEQSLEKVFQKLTKKEIRSSME from the coding sequence ATGTCGGTCGAAATCATTCACGTGACCAAAAATTATGGTGAGCAGCATGCACTGGATGACATCACCTTTTCCCTTCAGCGCGGTGAGATTGCGGGCCTGCTGGGACCTAACGGCGCCGGGAAATCAACGTTGATGAAAATCATCGCCTGCTTCATTCCCCCGACCCACGGGCAGGTTCTTGTTGATGGCTTCGATGTGATGTCGGAGTCGATACAGGTACGCCGGCGGATTGGATACCTTCCTGAGAATAATCCCCTGTATACGGATATGTACGTAAGAGAATACCTTTCATTCATCGCAGGTATCTTTCGCTTAGGGAAAAATTCCCAGCGGCGTGTTGCTGAAATCATTGACATGACCGGACTTGGGGAAGAGCAACACAAAACGATCGGATCCCTGTCGAAGGGATACCGTCAGCGTGTCGGACTGGCCCAGGTGCTGATCCACGATCCTGATGTTTTGATCATGGACGAACCGACTTCAGGCCTGGATCCAAATCAGCTGGAAGGAATACGAAATTTGATCCGTGAAATTGGCAGGGAGAAAACAGTGATGCTCTCCACCCACATCATGCAGGAGGTGGAGGCCGTGTGTACACGGGCCATCATCATCGACCACGGGAAAATCATTGCTGACGATCATCCCGCAAAACTGTCGAAATTCTCCCCGGATTTTGATGTTATCCTGGTCGAATTCAGCGGACCAGTCAAGGCAGATGATCTGAAGAAGCTTCCCGGTGCACTGGAAGTGAAGCATCTTGGGGGAAATGCCTACCATATCCGGTCAGCAACCTCAGGCGACATCCGCCCCGGAATCTTCCGGTTCGCGGTGCAGTCGGGTCTGACCGTTCTCTCCCTTTCAAAACAGGAACAGAGCCTGGAGAAGGTATTCCAAAAACTGACCAAAAAGGAAATACGGTCTTCGATGGAATAA
- the rplM gene encoding 50S ribosomal protein L13, whose amino-acid sequence MDTLSYKTISANKQGVVKEWFLLDAEGQVLGRLASKVANILRGKNKPCFTPHADCGDYVIIINADKIKLTGKKLTDKQYVRHTGYPGGQRMKSPQELLVKKPTAVVEMAIKGMLPRNRLGSALFRNLHVYAGNEHEHQAQQPKLINLNTLR is encoded by the coding sequence ATGGATACCTTAAGTTATAAAACAATAAGCGCAAACAAACAGGGTGTTGTAAAGGAATGGTTCCTGTTGGATGCCGAAGGTCAGGTTTTAGGACGTCTGGCAAGCAAGGTCGCCAACATCCTGAGGGGAAAGAACAAGCCCTGTTTCACTCCCCACGCGGATTGTGGTGATTATGTGATCATTATCAATGCTGACAAGATCAAGCTGACGGGTAAGAAGCTTACCGACAAACAATATGTTCGTCATACAGGTTACCCCGGCGGTCAGCGTATGAAATCGCCGCAGGAGCTTTTGGTGAAAAAACCGACCGCTGTGGTTGAAATGGCGATCAAGGGGATGTTGCCCCGAAACAGGCTTGGCAGTGCGTTATTCCGTAATCTTCATGTCTATGCGGGAAACGAACACGAACACCAGGCTCAGCAACCCAAATTGATAAATCTAAATACGCTCAGATAA
- the rpsI gene encoding 30S ribosomal protein S9, producing the protein MDITKTSGRRKTAIARIYLKEGTGVITVNKRDYKEYFNTPNLQYIVRQPFEITDTVDKYDITANLSGGGYNGQAEALRLAISKSLCDLNPDFRPPLKAKGLLRRDPRMVERKKPGQPGARKRFQFSKR; encoded by the coding sequence ATGGACATTACGAAAACATCGGGCAGAAGAAAAACAGCCATTGCACGGATTTACCTCAAGGAAGGCACGGGAGTGATCACGGTGAACAAACGCGATTACAAGGAGTATTTTAACACTCCCAATCTGCAGTATATTGTACGTCAGCCTTTTGAAATAACAGATACCGTTGATAAGTACGATATCACGGCCAATCTTTCCGGCGGTGGTTACAACGGGCAGGCGGAAGCGCTCCGGCTGGCCATCTCCAAGTCGCTGTGTGATCTGAATCCCGATTTTCGTCCTCCTCTCAAAGCGAAAGGTCTTTTAAGAAGAGATCCGCGCATGGTGGAACGGAAAAAGCCGGGACAGCCGGGTGCACGGAAAAGATTCCAGTTCAGCAAGCGATAG
- the rpsB gene encoding 30S ribosomal protein S2, whose protein sequence is MPRTNFNDLLDAGVHFGHLKRKWNPNMAPYIFMERNGIHIIDLYKTMAKIDEAASALKQISKSGKKVLFVATKKQAKEIVAQHVRRVNMPYVTERWPGGMLTNFSTIRKAVRKMTSLDKMIKSPAFKNMSKRERLQISREKAKLEKQLGSIVDLNRLPSALFIVDICKEHIAVAEARKLNIPTFAIVDTNSNPNEVDFPIPSNDDASKAIDLIVGIMIDAIEEGLGERKVDKERRLIEEEHEEELEDKSILESSFEELEEEEEEVATPALIGRKPILEVGPQKMKEVPGEEPGRAKRPRKVISKASKKPITRK, encoded by the coding sequence ATGCCAAGAACCAATTTTAATGATTTATTGGATGCCGGTGTACATTTCGGGCATCTCAAAAGAAAGTGGAACCCCAATATGGCTCCCTATATTTTCATGGAGCGCAATGGCATCCATATCATCGATCTTTATAAGACGATGGCCAAGATTGACGAAGCAGCCTCTGCCCTGAAACAGATCTCCAAGTCAGGAAAAAAGGTACTTTTTGTCGCAACGAAAAAGCAGGCCAAGGAGATCGTGGCCCAGCACGTCAGACGTGTCAACATGCCTTACGTCACTGAACGGTGGCCTGGAGGTATGCTGACGAACTTTTCCACGATCCGTAAAGCGGTTCGAAAGATGACATCACTGGACAAAATGATCAAAAGTCCTGCGTTCAAGAATATGTCCAAAAGAGAGCGTCTCCAGATCAGCCGCGAGAAGGCCAAACTTGAAAAGCAGCTGGGCAGCATTGTCGACCTGAACCGTCTGCCCTCTGCACTGTTCATTGTGGATATCTGCAAGGAACATATCGCTGTTGCAGAAGCGCGTAAACTCAATATCCCAACCTTTGCGATCGTGGATACCAACTCCAATCCCAATGAAGTTGATTTCCCCATCCCTTCCAATGATGATGCCTCCAAAGCGATTGACCTCATCGTCGGGATCATGATCGATGCCATCGAGGAAGGACTTGGAGAAAGGAAAGTGGACAAGGAGAGACGTTTGATAGAGGAAGAACATGAAGAGGAACTGGAGGATAAGTCCATTCTGGAGTCCTCATTTGAAGAGCTTGAAGAAGAAGAGGAAGAGGTTGCTACGCCAGCCTTGATAGGAAGAAAACCCATCCTTGAGGTCGGTCCTCAGAAAATGAAGGAGGTGCCGGGAGAAGAGCCAGGAAGGGCCAAACGCCCACGGAAGGTCATCTCCAAGGCCTCCAAAAAACCAATAACAAGGAAATAA
- the tsf gene encoding translation elongation factor Ts: MANITAADVQKLRQLTGAGMMDCKHALNESNGDFEKAIEYLRKKGQKIAAKRAERDANEGFVLAAADPDHTYAVNVMVNCETDFVAKNQEFSDFVKYSVERSLLVKPKSLDEFKRMDLAGRTVQENLMDLMGKIGEKLEIAHFEVIEAPMVTAYNHFGNRLATIVGFNKRGEESVREAAHQVAMQVAAMNPVAVDKEDVDPVIVEREMEIGKEQARLEGKPEQMLDKIAQGKLNKFYKDSTLMNQEFIRDNTKTIRQFLESADKELKVTGFKRLMLGA; the protein is encoded by the coding sequence ATGGCAAATATAACTGCGGCTGATGTCCAGAAACTGAGACAACTCACAGGAGCCGGCATGATGGATTGCAAGCATGCGCTCAATGAAAGCAATGGTGATTTTGAAAAAGCGATTGAATACCTGCGGAAGAAGGGACAGAAGATCGCCGCAAAACGCGCTGAAAGGGATGCCAATGAAGGATTCGTTCTGGCTGCTGCTGATCCGGATCATACGTATGCTGTCAATGTAATGGTCAACTGCGAAACGGATTTTGTGGCTAAGAATCAGGAATTCAGTGATTTTGTAAAATACAGTGTCGAGCGCTCGCTCCTGGTAAAACCCAAATCCCTGGATGAATTTAAACGTATGGATCTTGCCGGCCGTACGGTTCAGGAAAACCTGATGGATCTGATGGGTAAAATCGGTGAAAAACTTGAGATAGCGCACTTTGAAGTCATTGAGGCCCCTATGGTGACTGCCTATAATCATTTTGGCAACCGGCTGGCCACCATTGTCGGCTTCAATAAAAGGGGAGAGGAATCTGTCAGGGAAGCTGCTCATCAGGTTGCCATGCAGGTGGCTGCCATGAACCCGGTTGCTGTTGATAAGGAGGATGTGGATCCCGTCATCGTTGAACGGGAGATGGAAATCGGAAAGGAACAGGCCAGACTGGAAGGCAAACCGGAACAGATGCTGGACAAAATTGCCCAGGGCAAGCTGAATAAGTTCTACAAGGATAGTACTCTGATGAATCAGGAATTTATCCGTGACAATACCAAAACGATCCGCCAGTTCCTGGAGTCAGCCGATAAGGAATTGAAAGTGACTGGTTTTAAACGCTTGATGCTGGGTGCCTAG
- the ftsZ gene encoding cell division protein FtsZ, whose product MKTQMITIESPSNQSSIIKVLGVGGGGGNAVNHMLDQGIKGVDFIICNTDAQALTSSKVPNKVQLGSRGLGAGSIPSVGREAALENIDQIKALLQEDTQMLFITAGMGGGTGTGGAPVIAQVAKELGILTVGIITLPFSFEGRKRRQQADLGVEEMRKYVDTLLIISNDKLREQYGNLKLSEAFGKADDILTTAARGIAEIITVPGYINVDFEDVKTVMKDSGVAIMGTGLAEGQNRARVAVETALNSPLLNDNNIKGASNILLYICSGTDEISMDEVSEITEYIQTESGNSAEIIWGNGTEESLGDRISITIIATGFTPNKSDKKTNVIKKENVVIHNLDESGSGPEKCRLSEREELLNEIKLINKPQETSTKINVPAESPYLETAAAPIDLGILTPVTDEEDRPSLLNELHEPDTAGKELKTSGTGIQAGDSSRELQEEEMNDIEVRARERIRKLKDLSLKLRTPSGLTELENEPAYLRRNVKLSEVPPSAASFVPKYTLSVDEEQNSEIRTNNSFLHDNVD is encoded by the coding sequence ATGAAAACCCAAATGATTACTATTGAGTCGCCCAGCAATCAGTCTTCCATCATTAAAGTCCTTGGTGTAGGGGGAGGAGGAGGAAATGCCGTCAACCACATGTTGGACCAGGGGATCAAAGGGGTTGACTTCATCATCTGCAACACAGATGCACAGGCACTCACAAGCAGCAAAGTTCCCAATAAAGTTCAGCTTGGATCCAGAGGGCTTGGCGCCGGATCCATCCCCTCGGTCGGAAGGGAAGCCGCCCTGGAAAACATTGACCAGATCAAAGCATTGCTGCAGGAAGACACCCAGATGCTCTTCATCACGGCAGGCATGGGAGGAGGTACCGGAACCGGAGGAGCACCCGTCATTGCCCAGGTGGCCAAGGAACTCGGTATCCTGACCGTAGGGATCATCACGCTCCCGTTCTCTTTCGAAGGAAGGAAAAGACGCCAACAGGCAGACCTGGGCGTTGAAGAAATGCGCAAATATGTGGATACACTGCTGATCATCTCCAATGATAAACTCAGGGAACAGTACGGGAACCTCAAGCTCTCGGAAGCTTTTGGTAAGGCGGACGACATCCTGACCACGGCTGCCAGGGGAATCGCAGAGATCATTACGGTCCCGGGTTATATCAATGTTGACTTTGAAGATGTAAAAACAGTCATGAAGGACAGTGGCGTAGCCATCATGGGTACGGGCCTGGCCGAAGGGCAGAACCGTGCACGCGTTGCCGTGGAAACAGCGCTCAACTCACCCCTTCTGAACGACAACAACATTAAGGGGGCCAGTAATATCCTGCTTTACATCTGCTCCGGTACGGATGAAATCTCCATGGATGAAGTCAGCGAAATTACCGAATACATTCAAACCGAATCAGGTAACAGTGCTGAAATCATCTGGGGTAACGGTACGGAAGAATCCCTGGGAGACCGCATCAGCATTACGATCATCGCAACCGGATTCACTCCAAATAAATCCGATAAAAAAACGAACGTCATCAAAAAAGAGAACGTTGTCATCCATAATCTGGATGAAAGCGGATCGGGTCCCGAAAAATGCCGTCTCAGCGAAAGAGAAGAACTGCTGAATGAGATCAAACTCATCAACAAGCCTCAGGAAACAAGCACCAAAATCAATGTTCCCGCTGAATCACCGTACCTGGAGACTGCTGCTGCACCCATTGATCTTGGCATTCTCACTCCCGTTACTGATGAAGAAGACCGCCCGTCACTGCTCAATGAACTTCACGAACCCGATACGGCCGGCAAAGAACTGAAAACATCCGGTACAGGAATCCAGGCTGGCGATTCTTCGCGGGAACTGCAGGAAGAGGAGATGAACGATATTGAAGTGCGGGCAAGAGAACGCATAAGGAAACTAAAGGATCTCAGCCTGAAATTACGAACACCCAGCGGGCTTACGGAGCTGGAAAACGAACCGGCCTACCTCAGAAGAAATGTCAAACTTAGCGAAGTCCCGCCGTCGGCCGCTTCATTTGTACCAAAATACACCCTGTCGGTTGATGAAGAACAAAACAGCGAGATCAGAACCAACAATTCTTTTTTACACGATAACGTTGATTGA
- the ftsA gene encoding cell division protein FtsA encodes MEPSEIIVGLDIGTTKIAAVAGRKDEFGKIEILGVGQTESIGVRRGVVSNIEQTVSSIQRAVQMAEMNSGVDIATVSVGIAGQHIKSLQHHGGVIRSNIDEEITQEDIDNLTESMFKLAMNPGEEIIEVIPQEFTIDGEQYIKEPKGMSGISMEANFHIITGQTTAAKNIYKCVKKAGLEVNELILEPMASAVAVLSEEEKEAGVVLVDIGGGTSDIAIFQEGIIRHTAVIPLGGDIITEDVKEGCTIIKRHAEELKVKFGSALASESKDEEIVSIPGLRGRPPREISLKNLASIIQARMEEIIEHIYFEIKNSGYEKKLIAGIVLTGGGAQLRHIAQLTEFMTGMDTRIGYPNEHLGPLVPEDIASPMYATGVGLVMIGLERAEKEKSKFTGNQMMKAKRNHHKERPGFFDKIKAWFDEEDINQK; translated from the coding sequence ATGGAACCATCAGAAATCATTGTCGGGCTTGACATTGGTACCACCAAGATAGCGGCTGTTGCCGGAAGGAAGGACGAATTTGGCAAGATAGAGATCCTTGGCGTGGGTCAAACCGAATCGATAGGGGTGCGCCGGGGTGTCGTGTCCAATATAGAGCAAACCGTTTCTTCGATCCAGCGAGCCGTACAGATGGCAGAAATGAACTCAGGAGTCGACATTGCGACGGTCAGTGTGGGTATTGCCGGCCAGCACATCAAAAGTCTCCAGCATCACGGGGGGGTGATCCGCAGCAACATTGACGAGGAGATCACGCAGGAAGACATTGATAACCTGACAGAAAGCATGTTCAAGCTGGCGATGAACCCCGGTGAAGAGATCATTGAAGTGATCCCGCAGGAATTCACCATTGACGGTGAACAATATATCAAGGAACCCAAAGGCATGTCGGGAATTTCGATGGAAGCAAATTTTCATATCATCACCGGCCAGACCACGGCAGCCAAAAACATTTATAAGTGTGTCAAGAAAGCGGGCCTGGAGGTCAATGAGCTGATCCTGGAACCTATGGCCTCCGCAGTGGCCGTTCTCAGCGAAGAGGAAAAAGAGGCTGGAGTGGTCCTGGTGGACATCGGGGGCGGCACATCGGATATCGCTATCTTCCAGGAAGGGATCATACGCCATACGGCCGTCATTCCCCTGGGAGGAGACATTATCACGGAAGATGTGAAGGAAGGCTGCACGATCATCAAGCGGCATGCCGAGGAGCTGAAAGTGAAGTTTGGTTCCGCCCTGGCCAGCGAAAGCAAGGATGAAGAGATCGTTTCCATTCCCGGGTTGCGCGGAAGGCCTCCCAGGGAAATTTCCCTGAAGAACCTCGCCAGTATCATCCAGGCACGTATGGAGGAGATCATCGAACATATCTACTTTGAGATCAAAAACTCCGGCTATGAGAAGAAACTGATCGCGGGGATTGTCCTGACGGGTGGAGGCGCCCAGTTACGGCATATTGCCCAGCTGACAGAATTCATGACCGGCATGGACACGCGGATCGGTTACCCCAACGAGCACCTTGGCCCGCTGGTGCCGGAAGATATCGCCAGCCCCATGTATGCTACCGGTGTCGGACTGGTGATGATCGGACTGGAAAGGGCTGAGAAGGAAAAATCGAAATTCACCGGAAACCAGATGATGAAGGCTAAAAGGAATCACCATAAGGAACGTCCCGGCTTTTTTGATAAAATCAAAGCCTGGTTCGATGAAGAGGACATCAACCAGAAGTAA